The nucleotide sequence GCTGCCCTGTGCAACCTCAAGACACTGTTCCCCACATACTAGTCACTCCGATTCCAGCCTCCACTCTAAGCGCCTGAGATACTGCTCATGTTGCCACTTTGGAGAGCTCAAGTCACTATACGCCTTGTTGGCTCCCACATAGTGTTAAGCCCTGTAGGTGCACAGAATGCTAGAGTGGTGGAGACTTGGctcctccacctagatttcagaaaatgtatgaaATAGCCTGGGTTCAAAGGCAGATTGggccctcacagagaacctctactatggcagtgcagaagggaaatgtggggttggaaggCCTACACAATCTCCAATGGGGCACTGCCTGTAGGAGCTGTGGGAAgtggccaccatcctccagatcacAGAATCGTAGATCCACTGGAAGCTTGCaccctgcacctggaaaagttGCAGGTACTCAACACCATCCTATGAGAGCAGCCTCAGGGCTGAACCATGAAAAGCcgcagaggcagagctgcccaaggccttaaGAGTGCACTGCTTTCACCACTGTGCCCTGGGTGTGCAAcgtggagtcaaagaagattattttggagctttaagatttaatgactgccttacTGCATTTCTAACCTGCATAAGGCCTGTAgttcctttcttttggctgattggctgatttctcccttttgagaTAGGAATGTTTACCTAATGTCTACACCCCCATTGTATCTTTGgcgtaaataacttgttttgaatttacaggctcatagatagACGGAACTCATTTTTGTTACacacatccatgtgaagagaccaccaaacaggctttgtatgagcaataaagctttttactCACTTAGGTGCAGGTGGactgagtctgaaaaaggagtcagcaaagggagataggtgTGGGGCagtttataggatttgggtaggtagtggaaaattacagttaaagatttttctctcgtgggcaggggctggggtcaCAAGGTTCTCAGTGGGGAGCTCCTGAGACTCATTGTCCAGGAGAAAGAATGTCACGAAGTCAATTGATCAGCTAGGGTgaggcaggaacaaatcacaatggtggaatggcatcagttaaggcaggaactgcctattttctcttcttttgtggttcttcagttgcttcaggccatctggatgtatacgtgcaggtcataGCAGATATGACTACTTAGCGTGGGCTCAGAGACCTGACAATTTTCAGACAAGACTTTGGATTTAGGAATTGGGATTTTGTcagttaatgttggaatgagttaagactttggtggGACTATTGAGAAGGgatgattatattttgaaatgtgaggacatgagatttgggagaggccagggatggaatgataGAGTTAgtatatttgtccctgcccaaatctcttATTGctttgtaatccccagtattggagatGCAGTCTATTGGaaagtaattggatcatgggagtggatttctcatgaatggtttagcaccatcctttTGGTATTATCCTCATGACAGTGAATTCCTGTGAGACCTGagtgtttaaaagtgtgtgacatcTCTGTCCCATTCTGTCTTGCTCCTGCTTCCgtcatgtgacatgcctgcttctccttcatgATCTGCCATAATTAAAAGCTTGCTGAGACCTcactagaagctgagcagatgccagcaccatctttcctgtaaagcctgcagaactgtgaaccaattaaaacttttttttcctttatgaagtccctagtctcaggtatgtttgtattgaaaggagctgggcacattcctcagccccgggctcaaaactccctgagcctagcacaaacacatcccatcctcccatcccaccaccatatatctctcaaactccctgagcccagtataaacaccacctggaaagtctccgataaggggacagccgttcaaggttactgaaagcgcaggagccaaaagaatttctttgttcccctacaactttcgggctataaaaagcaaacgctcgcattgttcggggccctcttgtatactgtgtaaaggagggaccaagttcgaacttgtagtaaagatccttgccacttggctttgactctggactctggtggtcttctttggggaacaaacagtctgggcataacatctgggggctcgtccgggattccccaagcccaccagaacCCTGGTCAATGGATCTGCTAagatcgatctactgataggtgagctggctcgtctccgtttgtctgtctgtgtctgagtgtctgttctgaatctgaatctgtgactcgcgaggtctgaaactgaagctggcacagtcctggcggacgcgctataggacagccagtggagaccggtgggagacgtcccctggctctcttctgatttaaattgcAATCTGAGTTGCCGGAGCGCATTCGCGATCCGGGCAACAGCTGAATCtgaccccggtccccgggtgcgcgctcgctgtctgaattgccccggtccccgggtgcgcgctcgctgtctgaattgccccggtccccaggtgcgcgctcgctgtctgaattgccccggtccccgggtgcgcgctcgctgtctgaattgccccggtccccgggtgcgcgctcgctgtctgaattgccccggtccccgggctcccggcttccagCGCCACGCTCCCggcccggtccccgggctcccggcttccagCGCGCGCTTCCGGCGCCGCActcgcggccccggtccccgggcttccggcttccggcgcgcgctTCCGGCGCCGCGctcgcggccccggtccccgggctcccggcttccggcgcagatttcctttacagggattctaacccacattcctttacaaaaagagacacagaaagtgagactggggagagggagagaatgagtgagagagagaccatAAGAGACgggagagggagaaagtgagaagggaaatcggaaagagaaaggggaggaaacaGCAGACgtggagagtcagagagagagacagaaagaaaaagagactgagtgtgaaggagaaaggacacgggatgacagagagaaagagagcgcgCGCGAATGAAAGAGCAGGAGAGAGCAGGCGGAGGGGAGGCAGCCGGCACTCACGGGCCTGCTGaaagggaaagtaactttgaGGGGCCGGCGGGGCAGACGCAAAGGCGTACTTCACGGACTACCAcccccccagccgcctgactccacggtggctttacccctctgggaaataggacccccagatgacacaggaatccccaggctccagtactggccattctccaccagtaatctgtataactggaaaactcagagtgctcggttttcagacaaccccaaagatctactggctttactggatagtgtcatgttcacccaccagcccacttgggatgattgtcagcagctcctctGAATCTTGTTTACCACGGAGGAGCGAGAGAAaatacaggtagaagctagaaagctggtcccgggggacgacggtcaaccgactgccaaccccgacctcataaacgcgacctttcctctgaccaggccggcatgggactacaacacggcagaaggtaggggacggctacgcctttatcgccagactctaatggcaggtctccgggcagctgctcgcaagcccactaatttggctaaagtatattctattctgcaagaaaagacagagagcccagccacctacttagaaaaattaatggaagcttttagacagtacacccccatagatccagaggctccaggaagtcaggcagctgtaGTAATGTCATtcgtaaatcaggcagccccagatattaaaagaaaactccagaaattagaagacttggaaggaaagcggattcaggacctccttcagatagcccagcgggtttacaataacagagatactccagaagaaaggcaatttaaggccactgaaaaaatgaccaaggtcctggcagcagtagtacagaaagagcatctacagccagagtacaTCCAACCCAGGCGGCCCCCCAAGGCATGATAATCTGAAaaaagaccaatgtgcctactgcaaggaggctggccactgggtaagagactgccccaaaaagaaacaacgagGACAGGGACCCCCTAGGTCTACACCCGTACTAGTCACTCAAGATGAAGACTAGGGAAGACAGGGTTCGGATCCCCTCCCCGAacctagggtaactttgcaagtggaggggtccccggTCCAGTTCTTGGTCAATACGGGAGCACAGCACTCAGTCTTAAttaaaactaatggaaaattatCCTCCAGGTCCTCGTGGGTACAAGGGGCCACAGGAGTTAAAAAATACCCATAGAcaacacaaagaacagtaaacctcggagccaagaatgtaacccattctttcctggttatccctgagagcccctgtcccctattagggagagacctgctaactaaaatgggagcacagatccatttcctccctgaggGGCCCATCGTGACCAACTCCCACAATCAACCCGTGTCCGTCCTAACTATAaccctagaagatgagtaccggctccaccaggagcaaacggcccctgaccaggacatagcaacctggctccagcaatatccagaagcttgggcggaaacggggGGCTTAGGACTAGCAAAACACCGTCCTGCTTTATTTGTTGAACTTAAACCTGGGGCAGACCCTGTGTGGGTACGCCAATACCTGATGCccctagaggccaagaaaggaattgCCCCGCATATCCGCCGGCTCCTTGACCAAGGGGTCCTCCGCTCATGTCACTCACCCTGGAATACTCCATTGTTGCCGGTACAAAAACCTAATAGTGGAAaatacagacctgtacaagacttaaaaaaaatcaataagagggttgtggacatacatccaactgtgcctaacccatataccctcctgagtaccctaaaccctaaacatcaatggtacactgttttagatttaaaagatgctttcttcagtttgcctttagcccctcagagccaaaagctcttcgccttcgagtggaatgaccctgataagggcataagtggccaactgacatggaccagactgccgcaAGGATTCAGaaactctcctaccctgttcgatgaggccctccatgaagacctgggataactttcctgccccaacgaccttaaaccctgcctcgctgctgcccaacccggacctggacgccccactccatgactgcaccgagatactagctcaggtgcacggagttcgagaagacctgcaggaccgcccacttcctgacgctgacctcgtctggttcactgatgggagcagcttcatgcatcagggccagaggtacgctggagcggcagtgacttcagagactgaggtaatctgggcggaacccctgcccccagggacatcggcccagaaggctGAATTAatagcgctcacccaagctcttaccttaggggcggggaaaaagctgacggtatatacagacagccgatatgcttttgcaacagcgcatatacatggggccatttacagggagtGGGGGTTACTGACGGctaaaggaaaagagataaaaaacaagcaagaaatcctagccctgctaacagccctatggaggccagaaaagttagccattgtgcattgcccagggcatcaaaaactaactactccaactgctcaaggcaactttctggcgGACCAAACTACAAGAAAGGTAGcgaaggctcccagccaactccttgcactccagctccctgacccgggcccccgggacttgccatatttccctgattattcagaacaagatctccagtggattgacaagcttcccctgaaacagatccagaatgggtggtggactgatactaatgaccaaaccatcctaccagaaaaattaaaacaacaagtgttagaacacatccaccgaaccacccacctgggtgctcggcggatgatagacctgatcaaacgctctaagctcaaattcagacatacagccgagatggccagcaacatcatgacaagttgcaaagtctgccagcttaacaacgcctatccccaatcccaggctgcaacgggaacaaggctcaggggaaccaggcccggtatctactggaaagtagattttactgagataaagccaggaaaatatgggtatcggtacttacttgtctttgtagatactttttcagggtggactgaagcattccccaccaagaaagaaactgctcaggttgtagcaaagaaaatcctggaagatatcctccccaggtatggcttccccgtccagatagAGTCAGATAATAGGCCGGCCttcgtcgctaaggtaagtcaggatttggcttccatccttggggcaaattgaaaactacattgcgcttacaggccccagagttcaggaaggtagagagaatgaatcggaccttaaaagagaccttaactaaattgactatggagactggcgctaattgggtggtccttctcccctatGCTCTGCTCCGGGcccgtaataccccttacagactgggccttactccttataaaattatgtatggcagacccccacccttagttcccggcctaaaagatgatctgctcaagtccgaaacagaaaatgtctctgaactcttattttccctacaagccttgcagaaaattcatcaagaaatctggcccaagctgaaagaactatatgagaccggtcccccgCCAACACCCCATCCttaccagccgggagactgggtcctggtcaagcgacaccgacaagagaccctagaacccaggtggaaaggaccactccaggtactcctaaccacacccaccgccctgaaggtagaaggcatcgcatcgtagatccactacacccacgtcaagccagtggacccaacctccgaTCTTCTGGGACCAATCACGGCGGCGGCTGAAACACCGGACgcgtggactgtggacagagctaaaaacaaccccttaaaactcaccctgtGCCGGCAGCATAactcactgcaaacatgcagttaggtagtctaaccctaacgttagtcgccctagtggccgctggggaaatcacaaaaccagctcataatccctttgtctggagattctggctttatgaaaaccgaacccaacctgggcaacctcataagcccggaaaattattggccagtgctgattgcccttcctcagggtgcaacagcccaattctactaaattttactggttttcaaatagccaaacctatgacaccaataatatgctttgagtttgatcagactaaatacaattgtacacactattggtggcaccaaaatgccggctgtccttataactattgtaacatccatAGACCCCGTtattggggagagagaaaacagttagACCCTAAATGGCCCTTCCATCGTAGACGGGATAGAGACTTTTCATATACGTGAatagttagagacccctggaactcccgctggaccacacctcaacatggggctgtatactactccccctcctccacatggcctagcagtcacctctatctgtggcgagGCCTAGTGCAAGTACTGCCCCTGGTCCACGGGAATATCCAACGacaggaaaacagactaacacaagacttacgtcctttctcctggttaaagttattacaagaaggactagaacttgctaaccttacaggacttcatagcctgtctggctgctttctgtgcgCCACTCTAGGGCATCCACTGCTAACCActgtccctctgccatggggatcctctacctttgcccaagctaacaacctccGAAACCTCTCGTATGCTCCTATCCTGAACGTGcccctatacctaaaccccagtcaggagaagttttcctactgtttctcaggaaccaattccagcctctgcagcatcactgcaacgccccctaatatcaccttaaaggctccatcaggcatattcttctggtgtaatagaACCTTATCTAAGAACCTACCTAGTCCTTCTGTTAATAACCTACTGTGTctccctgtcacattagttccccggttgactctactaactgctggtgagttcctagggtataccggtaactggactagtgctgttattcacccagaccctagaccaagacctgcatgagccatatttctccccctcattgcaggaatctccctcaccgcatccttcattgcggccggactggcggggggagccctaggtcacatcttcatagaaagtaacaagttgtaccaacaatttgccgttgctatagaggagtcggctgagtcccttgcctcccttcagcggcagctcacgtccctagctcaggtaaccttgcagaaccggagagccctagacctactcactgcagaaaaaggtggtacatgtatatttctaaaagaagactgttgtttctacataaatgaatcaggacttgtagaggaccgggtccaacagttacgcaagttaagcactgaagtaaaaacacggcagtttgcttcagctgcagaccaatggtggaattcctctatgttttctctgttagcccccttccttggacccctgctaagtctactatttctgcttaccgtaggaccttgt is from Macaca fascicularis isolate 582-1 chromosome 9, T2T-MFA8v1.1 and encodes:
- the LOC141407606 gene encoding uncharacterized protein produces the protein MRPSMKTWDNFPAPTTLNPASLLPNPDLDAPLHDCTEILAQVHGVREDLQDRPLPDADLVWFTDGSSFMHQGQRYAGAAVTSETEVIWAEPLPPGTSAQKAELIALTQALTLGAGKKLTVYTDSRYAFATAHIHGAIYREWGLLTAKGKEIKNKQEILALLTALWRPEKLAIVHCPGHQKLTTPTAQGNFLADQTTRKVAKAPSQLLALQLPDPGPRDLPYFPDYSEQDLQWIDKLPLKQIQNGWWTDTNDQTILPEKLKQQVLEHIHRTTHLGARRMIDLIKRSKLKFRHTAEMASNIMTSCKVCQLNNAYPQSQAATGTRLRGTRPGIYWKVDFTEIKPGKYGYRYLLVFVDTFSGWTEAFPTKKETAQVVAKKILEDILPRYGFPVQIESDNRPAFVAKVSQDLASILGAN